The following is a genomic window from Candidatus Sulfotelmatobacter sp..
CCGGCGCTGCGGGCCGCCAAGGTCGACATCACGGTCGTGAACGCGCAGGCCACGCCGTTCCTGGGCTACATCATCAACTTCGTGCCGCTGCTGCTGATGGCGCTGCTGCTGGTGTTCATCGTGCGGCAGGCGCAGAGCGGGGGGAGTCAGGCGCTCTCGTTCGGGCGCTCGCGCGCCAAGCTGCTCAGCGAGAACCGGCCCAAGGTCACGTTCGCCGACGTGGCCGGCGTCGACGAGGCGAAAGAAGAGCTGGGCGAGGTCGTCGAGTTCCTCAAGTATCCGAAGAAGTTCCAGGCGCTGGGCGCGCGCATCCCCAAGGGCGTGTTGCTGCTGGGGCCGCCGGGCTCCGGCAAGACGCTGCTCGCGCGCGCCATCGCGGGCGAGGCGGGCGTGCCGTTCTTCTCGATCTCCGGCTCGGACTTCGTCGAGATGTTCGTCGGCGTCGGTGCCTCGCGCGTGCGCGATCTGTTCGAGCAGGCGAAGAAGTCGGCGCCGTGCATCATCTTCATCGACGAGATCGACGCGGTCGGCCGCCAGCGCGGCGCGGGCCTGGGCGGCGGTCACGACGAGCGCGAGCAGACCCTCAACCAGCTGCTGGTCGAGATGGACGGCTTCGATCAGAACACCGGCGTCATCCTGATCGCCGCGACGAACCGCCCCGACGTGCTCGACCCGGCGCTGCTGCGCCCCGGCCGCTTCGACCGCCAGATCGTCGTCGACCGCGCCGACGTGCGCGGCCGTCAGGCGATCCTCGCGGTGCACTCGAAGAACAAACCGCTCTCCAAGGAAGTCTCGCTCGAGACGCTGGCGCGGCGCACGCCCGGCTTCTCCGGCGCGGACCTCGAGAATCTCCTCAACGAAGCGGCGTTGCTGGCCGCGCGGCGCAACAAGTCGATCATCGAGATGAACGATTGCGACGAGGCGATCGACCGCGTGATGGTCGGTCCCGAGCGCAAGTCGGTCGTGATGTCGCAGCGCGAGAAGGAGAACACGGCCTTTCACGAGTCGGGCCACGCGATCGTCGGCGGCCTGACGCCCAACTCCGACCCGGTTCACAAGGTCACCATCATCCCGCGCGGCATGGCGCTGGGCATCACGTGGTCGCTGCCCGACGAAGACCGTCACTCGCAGACCAAGAACGAGATCCTGGCCGTCATCAAGAAAGCGCTGGCGGGCCGCATCGCGGAAGAGATCAAGTTCGGCGACGTGACCACCGGTGCGTCGAACGACTTCGAGAAGGCGACCGAGCTTGCGCGCCGGATGGTGACGCAGTACGGCATGTCCGACGCGCTCGGACCGATTCAGTACGGCAAGGGCAACCACCAGGTCTTCCTGGGCCGCGACTTCGGCGACGACCGCAACTACTCCGAGGAGATCGCCGGCAAGATCGACGCCGAGGTGCGCGGGATCATCGACCGCTGCTACCAGGACGCGCGCTCGATCTTGGAGACGAATTGGGACAAGGTCGAACGGATGGCGAACTCGCTGCTCGAGCACGAGACGGTCGAGACCGAAGAAGTGCTGGCGATCTTGGGCGACAAGCCGTGGCCGCCGACGCGGGTCGAGCCGCCGCCGCCCGTCGACGACATGCCGGTCGCGGCCTCGCAGCCGCCCGAGTCGGAGCCCCGCGGCGAACGGCCGCGGCGCATGCCGCCCTCGATCTCTCCGGAGCCGGCGTGACCCTCGCCGGATTCGCACCCAGGGCCGCGCTCGTCGCGGCCCTTCTCGTCTCCGGGCTTCCCGGCGCCGCCCGCGCCCAGGCCGCTCCGGCCGCGATGCCCACCGGCACGCTGCCCGGCGGCGTCAGCTACGAGCTGCGCCCCGATGCAACCCAGAGCGCGACCGCCATCGCGCTGTGGTACCGCGCTCCGGCCGGCGGCTTCGGCGAGCCGGCGATTCCCGGCTTCTCGGCGCTGGCGGCCGACACGGTCGCGGCGTCGGCCGGCCTGACCGGCACCTCGCTGGGCGAGCTGGTCGACGGCTTCGGCGGCGTGCTGAGCGTGGCGGTCTACCCCGACAGCGTCTCGGTGACGGCGGTCGTGCCGCCCGAGCGCGCCAGCGCGGTCGTGCGGGCCATGACGGGCGCCTACTTCGCCCCGGTGGTGACCGACGACGGCTTCCAGGTCGGGCTGCGTGAGACGGGTCAGGACGCGCTGGTGCGCTCGTTCGACCCCTCCGACGCGATCGAGAACGCCTTGGGCGCCTCGCTCTTCGCCACCGGGCCGCTCCACGACGGGACGATCCCGGCCGCGGGCGCCTTCAAGGGGATCGACGCGGCCCAGGTGCGCACCTTCGCCGAGCGCGCGTTCCGCCCGTCCAACGCGATCCTGGTCCTGACCGGAGCCGTCGACGCCGGCGTGCTCAGCGGCGTCGCCAACCGGCCCGAGGTCTCCACCGCCGGCAGCGAGCCACCGGCACCGCAGACGGCCCAACCCTCGCCGCGCCCGTCGGCCGCGCCGATCGTCGCCAACGCGACCGGCGTGGGCCTAGGCTGGGTTGGTCCGCCGATCGCCGACGAAGAGTCCGCGACCGCGCTCGACTTCCTGGCCGACGCGCTGTTCGCGCCCCACACGGGTCTGGTGACCCGGGCGGTGGCCGACCGCAAGGTCAGCGTCAGCGGCAAGTTCGTCACCTACCACAGCGCCGGCGTCTTTTTGGTCACCCTCTCCGGCGACGACGTTCCGGCCGCCGTGCCGATCGTCGAGCAGACGATCGCGCGCGCGGTGAAGCCGCTCGCGCCGGCCGCCTTCGCGGCCGCCAAGGCCGGCTTCGTCTACCGGCTGCTGGGCGACATGGAGACGCCCGGTGAGATCGCCGACACGTACGGCTGGTACGCGGTCGAAGGCGACGCCGCGTACGCACCGGCCGAAGGCGGGACGGCGGGACGCTACTTCGCGCTGGCGGACGCCCTCACGCCGCAGAGCGTGGCGCGCGTAGCGGCGCGCTATCTCGGCGGCGCGCCCGCCACCGTGACGCTGATCAAGGCGCAGACGAAAGCGAGTCCCACGTGATCCGTCCCTTCGCCGTGCTGGCCGCGGCGCTCGTCCTGGTCGCGCCGGTGACGGCGACGGCCGCGCTGCCCGCGCCGGGCGGCGCGACCGTCGTCGACCTGGGCGACGCGCGCGCCTACGTGGAGCCCGATGCGACGGTCGCGCTGACCGGGCTCGAGCTGTTCGTGCGCGCCGGCCTGGACCGCCAGGAGGACCGCCAGAACGGGCTCGCCGCGCTGGTCGCGCAGAGCGTGCTGCGCACGCCGGTCGACGGCGTGCCGTTGGCCGACGCGGTCGAGGCGCGCGGCGGCTCGGTGACCTTCGCCGTCGCCGCGCAGTACGCGCGCTTCTACCTCGAAGCGCGGCCGGAGCAGATCGGCCCGCTGGCCGACCTGGTCGCGCGCGCGCTGCACGCGCCCAGCTTCGATCCGGCGACGCTGGCCGCGGCGCGGCGCGAGCTCGGCGATCGCATCGCCGACGCGCAGAGCGATCCGCGGCTGGTCGGCTTGGACATGCTGCGCGGGTCCTACTATCGCGACGGCGCGGGTGCACCGGCGCTGGGCACGCCGCAGACCCTGCTCGCGCTGGGAACCGCCGACGCGGCGGCGTTTTACGCGCACTGGTACGTGCGCGGCGACGCGTTCGTGACGGCCGTCGGCCGCACCGGGCCGGCCGACGAGAGCGGCAGCCGCGCGCTGGTCGACGCGCTCGCGCCGGGCAACGCGCCGGACGGCGCGCTCGCGATCCGTCCGCTCACCGCGCAACCCAAACGACTGGTGACGCACCGCGACGACGTCTACTCACCCTACGTCGTGATCGGCTTCGAGGCGCCGGCGCTCGGCGACCGCGACTTTCCGGCGGCGCTGGTCATCCGCGCGATCCTCTCCGATCTGTTCAAGCAAGATCAGGCGACGGTGCGTCCGTTCGTCTTCCGCCCGATCGGCAGCATCTACGGCTACGACGCCGATCCCGCGCAGTTGGCGCTGTGGCTCAACGGCAGCGAGGTCGAGCCGCAGGTCGGCCTGGCCGCGCTCGACGCGCTGGTCAAGGCGGCCGCCGAGAAACCGCTCGAGGCGGCCGTGCTGGCGCGCTATCGCCAACGCGCGCGCGGCGAGTGGGCGCTCGAGTCGCTCTCGCTCGACGAGCGTGCGTGGTCGATCGGCAACGCGGTCGCGCACGGTTTGAACGCCGACGCGTCGGCGCAGGTCGGTGCCGCGATCGACGAGGTCACCGCCGCCGACGTCGAGCGCGTCGCCAAGAAATGGTTCCAGCGGTTCGACGTCGCACTCGTCCTACCGCGTGGCGACGGCGGCTGATCGGCCCCGCGCACCGGTGGTGCGCACGAACGGCGGGGCGGCGCGCACGGCGCTCGTCCACGACTATCTGAACCAGCGCGGCGGCGCGGAGCGCGTCTTCGCGCATTTCGCCGCGGCGTGGCCCGACGCGCCCGTCTATGCAGCGCTCTACGACGAAGCGGCGGTCGGCGATCTGGTGGCGCCGGAGCGGGTGCACACGTCGTTCTTGCAGCACTTTCCGCTGCGCGGGCGCGCGTTCCGGCTCTACGCGCCGTTCTACCCGCGCGCGTTCGAGGCGTTCGATCTGACCGGCTACGACACGATCGTCTCGTCGACGACCGCATGGGCGAAGGGCGTGCTGGTGCCGCCGGGCGCCGTGCACGTCTGCTACGTCAACACCGTCTCGCGCTTCGTCTTCGACGCGCAACGCTACGTCGGCGGCTTCGGGTTGGGCGCGCTGGCGGGACCGCTGGTGCGATCGCTGGCGGCCTGGGACGTGCGGGCGGCGCAGCGGCCGACGCGGCTGGTGGCCAACTCGCGCAACGTCGCCGAGCGGGTGCGGCGCTGGTACGGCCGCGAGGCCGACGTGCTGCCGTGCCCGGTCGACGTCGACCGCTTCACGCTGGGCGCGGGGCGCGGCGACTATTACGTCGTCGTCTCGCGCTTGCTGCCGTACAAGCGGATCGATCTCGCGATCGCCGCCTGCGCGCTGGCCGGCGTGCCGCTGCGCGTCCTCGGCGAGGGTCCCGACGCCGCGCGCCTGCGCCGGCTCGCGCGGGGCACGGCGACGACTTTCACCGGCGCCGTCGACGACGCGACCCGCAACGCGATCGTGGGCGACGCGATCGCGGCGCTGCTGCCCGGCGAAGAAGACTTCGGCTTGGTGCCGCTGGAAGCGGCCGCGGCCGGCCGCCCGACGATCGCGTACGCCGGCGGCGGCGCGCTCGAAACGATTCGTGCCGGCGAGACGGGCGCGTTCTTCGAGGCGGCCGAGCCGGCCGCGCTGGCGGCGGCGCTCCGCGCGTTCGAGCCCGGCCGCTACGCGCCGGCCGTGTTGCGCGCGCACGCCGAGACGTACGCGCCGGCACGCTTCGTCGCCCGTTTGCGCGCCATCGTCGCCGACACCCAGGCCCGGCGCGCGGGGTGAAGCCGCCGCGCGCGGTCGTCGTGGGCGCCTGCGTGTTCGCGCTGGTGTACGTGCTGCTCGACCTCAACAAGCTGTGGGCGCTGCGCTACGGCGCCGACACCGGCACGTTCTTGCAGTTCCTCAGCGGCGAGGCGCACGGGCTGGGCTCGTTCAACACCGCCGAGAACCGCGCCCACTTGCAGGTCCACGACTCGTGGGTGCTGCTGGCGCTGGTGCCGCTGGTCGCGCTGTTTCCCTACGCGCAGACGCTGTTGATCGTGCAGGTGCTGGCGGTCGCCGCCGCCGCGCTGCCGATCGCGGCCTTCGCGCGGCGCTGCGGCGCGAGCGCCGGCGCGGCGAGCGCGGTCGGAATCGCCTACCTGCTCTCGCCCTCGGCGCAGGGACTGGCGTACGGCAACTTCCTCGAGAACGTGTTCGTCCCGCTGTTCGCGGCCGGCGGCGTGCTGGCCGTCGCGCGGCGTTCGCTTCCGCTCAGCCTGCTGTGCGCGCAGCTGCTGCTGGGCCTCAAGGAAGATCAGGCGCTGTTCTTGGTGTGGTTCGGCGCGGCGTGCGCGCTGTGGTGGGACCGCCGCATCGGCCTCTCGATCGTCGCGCTGGCCGTCGTGAACGGGCTGGGCTTCGTCCTCGCCGAGCACCTGCACGGCGCGAGCCCGTCGATCCCGGGGTACGGCTTGCACGTCATCGGCCCGCTCGACAAGCTGGCGTTCTTCGCGGCCGTGCTCTTCCCGTTCGCGTTCATGCCGCTGCGGCTGGGCTGGCGGCTGCTGCTGGGGGCGCCGCTGGTGGCGGAGCTGCTCTTCAACGGCCCGTGGGCGTACACGATCACGCGCATCGGCACCCACTGGACCGCGTCGGTCGTGATCGCCTGCGCGCTCGCGACCGCCTACGTCGTCGGGCGCACGCCGCGCGCCGCGCCGTGGGTGCTGGGCTGCGCGATCGTCAGCGCGCTGACCATCAACGACACCGTCCTCAAGCCGGGCCGCTGGCCGTTCGTCGTCGACCGGCCGGCGTACGCGTCGGCGGCGGCGCTGCGCGGGACGCAGCGAACGGTTCACGTCGCGCGCACCGACGAAGGCGTGTACGCCGTCGCGGCGACGGATCCGCACCTGTGGCTCGACCGCTACGACCCCGGCGCGCGGGCGGCCTACTGCCCGGCGTACGACACCGACGCGCGCGCGTTCTTCGCCTCGGTCGGGATCGGCCGCTGGCCGTCCGGGACCACGCTCTGCGGCGGGGTTCCGGTCGCGCTCACGACGTTTGGTGGAACACGACGATCAGCACGACGTTGATCAGGTTGAAGACGCCGTGCGAGATCATCGACGCGCCGAGCAGGCCGGTGCGCGCGTAGACGTAGGCCAGCACGATCCCGCCGCCCCACAGGGGGACCAGTGCGCTGGGCGTGAAGTGCGCGGCGGCGAAACCCAGCCCGCACAGCGTCGCGGCCGGCCAGAACGGCAGGTAGCGGCGCAGCGCGTTGAGCAGCAGGCCGCGAAACGCCAGCTCCTCGACGAACGGCGCCAGCACGCAAGCCAGCAGCGCGAAGACGAAGATCAGCAGCGGATCGTGCGCGCCGGCCAGCGCGCCGACCACCATCTGCTCGGGTTGCACGTGCACGACGACGCTCTGCAGCGAGCCCAGCGCGAGCGTGACGGCGAACATCGCGATCCCGCCCGCGACGCCGGCCGACACCCCGCCGGCACCGAGCGCCCGCAGTCCGATCGCCGCCAGCGGCGCGCGCGCGGCCCACGGCAGCGCGGCCAGCAGGATCGGCACGATCGGAACGTAGGTGAGCAGCTGCAGGACGATGACGTTCCAATCCAGCTGCAGGTGCTTGGGGTTCGGCTGCACGCCGGTGATCGCGATCCACAGCAGCTGCAGCAAGCCCGCGACCAACAGGCCCAGAGCGACGTAGACGGCGCACGAGAGCGAGCGCCACCAGACGAATCCGTCAGGTGGCCAGCCGATCGGCGAGAGCTGCGAAGGTGCGGAGGTCGAGCGTTTCACCACGGACGTCAGGGGCGAGATCGAGCGATGCGATCGCGGCGCTGATCTGCTCGCGCGGCAGGTCCAGCGCGAGCGCCAGCGAGTTCGCGAGCGTCTTGCGGCGGTACGCGAACGCGCCGCGCACGACCTGTTCGAACCGCGCGCGGTCGGCGAGCGGAACCCGCGGCGCGGGCAGCCGGCGCAGCACGACGACGGTCGAGTCGACGCCGGGGCGCGGATAGAACGCGCTGGGCGGGACGGTCAGCGCGCGCTCGACGTCCATCGTCAGCGCGATCGCGACGGTCAAGCTGCCGTATTGCGCGGTGCCGGGTTTCGCCAGCAGCCGGTCGGCGACGTCCTTTTGGATCATCGCGACGATCAGCTCGGGCGCGTGCGCCAGCGCGGCCAGCTGGATGAGCAGCGGCGTGCCGACGTTGTAGGGGAGATTGCCCGCGACCCGCCAGGGCGCATCGCCGGCCCAGGTCGCGTAGTCGAACGTGAGCGCGTCGCCTTGGCGCAGGTCGACGCCGGCCAGATCCTCGCGCGCGCGCAGCACCGCGATCATGTCCGGGTCGACGTCGAACGCCGTCACTTCGGCGCCGAGCTTGGCCAGCGCGGCGGTCAGCGCGCCGGTGCCGGCACCG
Proteins encoded in this region:
- the ftsH gene encoding ATP-dependent zinc metalloprotease FtsH, with the translated sequence MGKHLKSIVLVLIIFVLVIFIVDRLVLNPPTSQPLSYSQFFADVQSHQVKKVTISGKDISGDLASGEKFTTTAPDDQGLLPALRAAKVDITVVNAQATPFLGYIINFVPLLLMALLLVFIVRQAQSGGSQALSFGRSRAKLLSENRPKVTFADVAGVDEAKEELGEVVEFLKYPKKFQALGARIPKGVLLLGPPGSGKTLLARAIAGEAGVPFFSISGSDFVEMFVGVGASRVRDLFEQAKKSAPCIIFIDEIDAVGRQRGAGLGGGHDEREQTLNQLLVEMDGFDQNTGVILIAATNRPDVLDPALLRPGRFDRQIVVDRADVRGRQAILAVHSKNKPLSKEVSLETLARRTPGFSGADLENLLNEAALLAARRNKSIIEMNDCDEAIDRVMVGPERKSVVMSQREKENTAFHESGHAIVGGLTPNSDPVHKVTIIPRGMALGITWSLPDEDRHSQTKNEILAVIKKALAGRIAEEIKFGDVTTGASNDFEKATELARRMVTQYGMSDALGPIQYGKGNHQVFLGRDFGDDRNYSEEIAGKIDAEVRGIIDRCYQDARSILETNWDKVERMANSLLEHETVETEEVLAILGDKPWPPTRVEPPPPVDDMPVAASQPPESEPRGERPRRMPPSISPEPA
- a CDS encoding CPBP family intramembrane glutamic endopeptidase, producing MKRSTSAPSQLSPIGWPPDGFVWWRSLSCAVYVALGLLVAGLLQLLWIAITGVQPNPKHLQLDWNVIVLQLLTYVPIVPILLAALPWAARAPLAAIGLRALGAGGVSAGVAGGIAMFAVTLALGSLQSVVVHVQPEQMVVGALAGAHDPLLIFVFALLACVLAPFVEELAFRGLLLNALRRYLPFWPAATLCGLGFAAAHFTPSALVPLWGGGIVLAYVYARTGLLGASMISHGVFNLINVVLIVVFHQTS
- a CDS encoding insulinase family protein, which codes for MTLAGFAPRAALVAALLVSGLPGAARAQAAPAAMPTGTLPGGVSYELRPDATQSATAIALWYRAPAGGFGEPAIPGFSALAADTVAASAGLTGTSLGELVDGFGGVLSVAVYPDSVSVTAVVPPERASAVVRAMTGAYFAPVVTDDGFQVGLRETGQDALVRSFDPSDAIENALGASLFATGPLHDGTIPAAGAFKGIDAAQVRTFAERAFRPSNAILVLTGAVDAGVLSGVANRPEVSTAGSEPPAPQTAQPSPRPSAAPIVANATGVGLGWVGPPIADEESATALDFLADALFAPHTGLVTRAVADRKVSVSGKFVTYHSAGVFLVTLSGDDVPAAVPIVEQTIARAVKPLAPAAFAAAKAGFVYRLLGDMETPGEIADTYGWYAVEGDAAYAPAEGGTAGRYFALADALTPQSVARVAARYLGGAPATVTLIKAQTKASPT
- a CDS encoding glycosyltransferase; the encoded protein is MVRTNGGAARTALVHDYLNQRGGAERVFAHFAAAWPDAPVYAALYDEAAVGDLVAPERVHTSFLQHFPLRGRAFRLYAPFYPRAFEAFDLTGYDTIVSSTTAWAKGVLVPPGAVHVCYVNTVSRFVFDAQRYVGGFGLGALAGPLVRSLAAWDVRAAQRPTRLVANSRNVAERVRRWYGREADVLPCPVDVDRFTLGAGRGDYYVVVSRLLPYKRIDLAIAACALAGVPLRVLGEGPDAARLRRLARGTATTFTGAVDDATRNAIVGDAIAALLPGEEDFGLVPLEAAAAGRPTIAYAGGGALETIRAGETGAFFEAAEPAALAAALRAFEPGRYAPAVLRAHAETYAPARFVARLRAIVADTQARRAG
- the rsmA gene encoding 16S rRNA (adenine(1518)-N(6)/adenine(1519)-N(6))-dimethyltransferase RsmA, whose translation is MLDARGLRPKKRLGQHFLMDGGTSARIARLTVDAPGERVLEIGAGTGALTAALAKLGAEVTAFDVDPDMIAVLRAREDLAGVDLRQGDALTFDYATWAGDAPWRVAGNLPYNVGTPLLIQLAALAHAPELIVAMIQKDVADRLLAKPGTAQYGSLTVAIALTMDVERALTVPPSAFYPRPGVDSTVVVLRRLPAPRVPLADRARFEQVVRGAFAYRRKTLANSLALALDLPREQISAAIASLDLAPDVRGETLDLRTFAALADRLAT
- a CDS encoding DUF2079 domain-containing protein; its protein translation is MKPPRAVVVGACVFALVYVLLDLNKLWALRYGADTGTFLQFLSGEAHGLGSFNTAENRAHLQVHDSWVLLALVPLVALFPYAQTLLIVQVLAVAAAALPIAAFARRCGASAGAASAVGIAYLLSPSAQGLAYGNFLENVFVPLFAAGGVLAVARRSLPLSLLCAQLLLGLKEDQALFLVWFGAACALWWDRRIGLSIVALAVVNGLGFVLAEHLHGASPSIPGYGLHVIGPLDKLAFFAAVLFPFAFMPLRLGWRLLLGAPLVAELLFNGPWAYTITRIGTHWTASVVIACALATAYVVGRTPRAAPWVLGCAIVSALTINDTVLKPGRWPFVVDRPAYASAAALRGTQRTVHVARTDEGVYAVAATDPHLWLDRYDPGARAAYCPAYDTDARAFFASVGIGRWPSGTTLCGGVPVALTTFGGTRRSARR
- a CDS encoding insulinase family protein; translated protein: MIRPFAVLAAALVLVAPVTATAALPAPGGATVVDLGDARAYVEPDATVALTGLELFVRAGLDRQEDRQNGLAALVAQSVLRTPVDGVPLADAVEARGGSVTFAVAAQYARFYLEARPEQIGPLADLVARALHAPSFDPATLAAARRELGDRIADAQSDPRLVGLDMLRGSYYRDGAGAPALGTPQTLLALGTADAAAFYAHWYVRGDAFVTAVGRTGPADESGSRALVDALAPGNAPDGALAIRPLTAQPKRLVTHRDDVYSPYVVIGFEAPALGDRDFPAALVIRAILSDLFKQDQATVRPFVFRPIGSIYGYDADPAQLALWLNGSEVEPQVGLAALDALVKAAAEKPLEAAVLARYRQRARGEWALESLSLDERAWSIGNAVAHGLNADASAQVGAAIDEVTAADVERVAKKWFQRFDVALVLPRGDGG